The DNA region AATGTGGAATATTGTTTTCATAAGTGCTTACATATTGCCTCTgggtagcagagctgggatggaGACCACTCCACCTCAGCTCCTGTTCAGGGGTGTAGAGCACTCTGTCACATGCTTAGGTGCCCCcagtgggtggggtgagggcagtAAAACACTACTGTTTAGAGCAGAACTCTGATGTGAGACACTCTGTgtcactttgggcaagttatataACCCTTTGAACTTCCATTTCCACATTTGTGTAGTGGGAAAATAGTAACAGTTACCTTCTAAATTTTTTAGGAGGATGAGGTAAAATAGCATATAAGTGTTTGGCACAGTGCCAAGCTATAATAAAGGCTCAGTCAATCACAGTCGTTGGTTATTCAATAAGTGGACCCAGAATTCAGGGCAAATCTGGGTAATATGATAGACCTTGGCCTCCTGGCTCTGTCCTATGAGACCTCAGGCTGGTCACTGATCATCTCTGGGCCTCCAAGCCTCACCCCACTCCTCCCAGGGCAAATGAGAAGCCTATGTGAGAGGACCATGTGAAAGGGCTTCGTAAATTGCAAAGGGCTACATACACAGAGGAGATTTGAGATGGCCCCTTGCTGCCACTGACCTGCCTCCATGCCTGAAGGGCCACCATTACAGCCAATTCTTTGTGCCTGGATATTGCTTATGTAAGACCAGGAGAGACCTGGGGATGTGAGCAGAGAGGTATTTTTGGCCACCTGCAGCtggggtgtgagggtgtgttcttaCCACACCAATACCAAATGCTATTCCAAAAAGCAGTTGCATCAAAGTCTCCTAGAGAGGGTTGTAAATCTAATTTCCTGATGCAACCTGAGATTCTCTTTCAGAGGGTGTAAGGGGGACCTAAGAATCTGAATTTCCCAGTGATTCCCCCAGATGATTCTCATGCACAATCAAGTTCAATAATATTTAGATCAGATTTGCCTTCTGTCACTTTGCAGAGTGAGCCTCCAGGGGACCAGGGCACAGAAAAATTCaggtttggttgggttttttttgccatgtggcttgtgggatcttagttccccgaccagggattgaacccgggccctcggcagtgagagtgcagagtcctaaccactggaccaccagtgaattcccaaaaaattcagttttgataaacggggaggaggagaaagaaaggacaggGGTGCTTCAGGAAGCGGCAACAAATGTGAGGTCTCAGCGACCCTCAGCAACAGGAGCGAGGCAGGGTGAGGGCGTAGAAGAAGAGGTGTCCATTGGCAGAGTCTAAATTCAACTTGGTGTAGTTTGTATCCATTGCAAGAGCTAGCTATGGTGTAGGTATGCTTGTAGTGTACAGATGTGAATGTATGCTGCATATGGATACATTGTAACCTATATATAACTATACTTATATGCATGTGggcacacattttttaaagattaactaattaattaatttttaactttatttttggctgtgttgggtcttcgttgctgtgcgtgggctttctctagttgcagtgagtgggggctaccctttgttgaggtgcacaggcttctcattgtcgtggcttctcttgttgcggagcacgggctctaggcgctcgggcttcagtagttgtggcacatgggctcagtagttgtggcttgtgggctctagagcgcaggctcagtagttgtggcgcgcgggcttagttgctccacggcatgtgggatcttcccgggccagggctcgaacccatgtctcttgcattggcagacggattcttaaccactgcgccaccagggaagccctgggcacaCGTTTAACTCTTGTGTTTCCCCatgtttttttttgtaaatgatcTGTGCTCATATATACCCATGTGTGTATAAATTTGCATGTACATGTAAGTATTAATGCGAGTGTGGATATATGTGTgagaatgcatatatgtgtgtgatttCTTCCCAAAAAAATGCCAGGCAGATGTTAGCAACAAGAAAGATATATAGTCATACCAATATCAgacaaacagaaatcaaaataaatgacacatttattgacattaaatgatacattaaatgaCCAACAGAAAAGTATTCATATAACAGACATGAACTTTTACGCATCTACCAACATAGCTTTGAAATCTTAAATCAAATAATGATAGAGAAAAATACTAAGAGGAACACAGAAAAAGTAGACAAATACACAATTGTGAAAAGCTTCAAGCTGGTGCTGGTGCCTGTGGCAGATGGGCCAAGGTGTTTTCAGTGTCCAGGGTGacccttcttctctcttcctagGTGCCTTGCACACCAAGGAGCCTCTAGTGGTTACCAAATATGGGACCCTCCAAGAAAGCAGATACACGCGGGGAAGACACCCATCAATGCCTTCCTAGGAGTTCCCTTCTACAGACCTCCTGTGGGTGCCTGCAGGTTCACTGCCCCAGAACCCCCAGAGCCCTGGGAAGGAATCAGAGATGCTACCACATATGCCCCAGTGTAAGAGCCAGAGGACTGTCAGCTGGGAGGTGGGCAGACCCCGAGGAAGGCGGTGAACCTATGCCTGCCTCTGGGCCGGGGTTTGAACAACTCACTGAAAAGAGTGCTCTGTGTGGCCACAGGCAGTCCTGGCGAccattctgggcctcagtttccaaacCTATATAATGAAGTGGCTGGTCCAGATGGTGTTTAAGGCACTGATAATGCTGTTCTTGATTCTCTCATGGGAGAGCTCCAGGCAAGGAGGAGGTGCATACTGACTGTGCCCCCAGGACCTGCTGGGGAGCTGAGTTTCCCTAAATGTGTGTGAGGagcagtacacacacacacacacacacacacacagaatgaacCCTgagctcttccctcttccttggtGTTTGAACCTACGAACAAGCCCACGTGGCACTACCAGCCCTTCCCTGCAGAAGGAGGCCAAAATGGGGAGGGCATGGGCTCAGTTTCAGTTTTGATGTCCCAGGGTCTCAGTGCAACCTCTAGCTGGGCTCAAGCCCAGAATCACATGAGCATGTTGGGACAATGGCTGCCCTTTGACGCACTGGGCTTGGCAGTTTACCAAGAACAAGTGTATTTACTGTTTACATAGACCATTGAGTAACCCACTGTCCAGAACATTCTGTGGTGAACATTAACAATGTTCAGCATCAGTTGGATAAAGTATTggctttagaaaaatgtctactGTGAGAACCTGGGTGTCAGGTGATATAAAAAACTACAACTACCACACTGGGTGTCTAGTTGTTAAAAACACAATGTCCACTGTTAGAACAAGATTGACTGTTACTAGAACACTGGCATGTTGGTTGTTAAAACACTGGCCATCACTAAGAGAAGCCAAGGCATTCTGAACATTGTGTGACTGTTATTTGGAACTCCATGGATCAGGGGACAGAACATGGAATAACCATTGTTAGGACCCCGAGGATCACGGGTTTAGAGATTGGGGTGTCCCTTGCATAGAAATCTGGGTGTCAGTTGTTGGAACATTGGCCATGAGCTGTCAGACATTGGCTGCTTGGAACACAGAGTGTTAGGTGTAAGAATTTGTGGATGGCTTAGAACAGACTGTGGGGTGGCAATTAAGGGGGGAACAGGGAGAGAGGAAGCTGTTACAGGGATGGTGGCTTTGACCAGAGTAGTTACAGTGGAGGTGGTGGGAGTGGTCAGGCTCCAGatttattttgaaggtaaaattGACAGGATTTGCTAGAGAATTGGATGTGAGCCACGAGGGAAGAAGAATAATCAAGGATAATAACTAGTTTCAGGGCAGAGCAGCAAGGGGAATAGAGGTACAATTTACTGAAATGGAGAAGACTAGGGCAAGAGCAGGTTTGGGCAAAACAAGAGTTCATTTGGGGGCATGTTAAGTTTGACATGTCTAATAGATATCCATGTAGAGATGTGGGGTAGGTAGTCTGGATAAATGGAGCTGGAAGGAGACTGGTCATCAGCAGGTTAACAGTGTGAAGCCCTAGGCCTGAAGGACAGCAGCTCGGGAAAGAATAATCAgcatgaaaagagaaatgagggTTGAGGCCTGGGGCACTCTCCCGCTTAggccaggaagaagaggaggagtcaCCAGTGAGGTGGCAGAAAAATCAGGAGAGTGGGATTACAGAAGCCTAGGGAAGGAAAGCTGTTCAAGAAGGAGAGTGTGGGCAACCACATAGAGGGGCTACCAGGGCAAGTAAGATGATGAGAGAGATGTAGCAAGATGgaagtcactggtgaccttgacgAAAATGGCTTTGGTGGCGGGTTGGGGACAGATGCCTCAAATGCTTATAACCCCTGTTCTAGGCTGTAAGAGGCCTCGCTTTCCTGCTGGGATGCTGCATGTGATTTAATGGACAGCATCCTAACAACAACATTAGCTGCTGCCGAGAAGTCAAGCAAGGAAGGCCAAAGACAATCTGTAGAGACAGAGACAAGCTGCCTGCTGGTGACCTTGGAGAggctggtgggggtggagggaaagaCAACTTGTTGAAACATTTGGCcttgaggggaagagagagatagCATAGTTGCTGGGGAAGGTGGCTGGTAGAGGATAGGTTTGGACCAAGGTATGTTGAAGTGCTGTTGGGAAGGACTGAAAGGGAGCAGGTGATGCCCTAGTTAGGGAGGTGGGAATGAATTACAcctacgtacacacacacatacacacactgaagACAGGCTGGgacaagagaaaagaacagaggaatAGGTAGACAGGGATTCCTGCATTCAGTCAAATGGGCCCAGCCCCAGCTGTTATAAGAATAGCCACCCTCAGGGCTGGGCCAGCAGGGAGAAAAGGCAAGGTGGACCAATAGCCCAAGCTCCATGAGTATACCAGACGTCCACACAGTGCAAGGCACAGGGCCAAGTGCCAGGAATCAGATGAATACACCTACATCCCTGCCCTTTGGCAGTAAAAACAACCAATCAAAATAACTCCAACCCAGTATTGTAGTCAATGGTGGATAGAGTTTTGGGAAGCACAGAGGGGAAAGTGCCCAGCAGAGGGGGCACCACTTAAGCTGGACCTTAAATGTGAGTAGGAGTTTGCTGGGCAGAGGAGAAGGCATTTGTTAGACAGAACAGAAGTACAGGGGCTTGCAGGTGAGAGGCAAGGGGTCATGTGTATTTGGAACAAAGAATGGCTGAGAAGGAGATGACTAGATGGAAAGGAGGGCCTAGGTCAGTGTGGGTGAATGAGGGCAGGAGGAGCCAGGGAAGGTAATAAGGAGGGGAATGACGTGGTCAGATTTGTGTTGTCTGTCAACCTCTCTGGCCGGCGTGTGGAGGATGAGCTGGAGGGGAGATGAGGAGGCAGGGCAGAGTCCTGGCCAGAGTGGTGGTGGCCTTCACAGGGCAGCAGCCCTGAGATGGACAGAGGGGGCCTATTCAAAAGTTGTTTGTGAGGCAGAACAGAGACTGAGCGGAGGACAGGGCATGAAGGAAAGGAGGTGCCCAGGGCACCCAGGTTTATGGCTGGACAGCACCAACACGTCTCCAGCAGGAGCAGGGAACCCCTTCCCAGGCAGACCCATAAGGCAAGGCACAGGCAGGGGGTGCCAACCTGCCTCCCATCCCTGGACCTAACGTTAGTGAAGGCTGCtaggacacagatacacacacgcacacacatacacacatattgcCTGGATTTTGCTTTGGGTTCTGGTCCCTCACTGCAGAACCTGGGTTGAAACCACTCTCCCCACTATTCTCTCAGCGCTGGGCCCCAACTCACATCGTGCCCACAGGTGCCTTCAGGAGTCCTGGGGGCAGATCACCTCCATGTActtcaacacacacaaaaactacaAGTGGCTGCATTTCAGTGAGGACTGTCTGCACCTGAATGTGTGCGCGCCAGCAGGAGCGCTCGGGGACCCTCTGCTGCCTGTGAGTACTCAGCCTTCAACCACGCACCATCCCACTCAAGCTCCCCACTGTCCCGCTCAGGCCTCAGCCCTTCTCGCCCAGGCGATGGTCTGGTTCCCAGGACACGCCTTCCTCGTGGGCTCCGCTTCCACGTGTGAT from Balaenoptera musculus isolate JJ_BM4_2016_0621 chromosome 19, mBalMus1.pri.v3, whole genome shotgun sequence includes:
- the CES4A gene encoding LOW QUALITY PROTEIN: carboxylesterase 4A (The sequence of the model RefSeq protein was modified relative to this genomic sequence to represent the inferred CDS: inserted 1 base in 1 codon), producing the protein MSRILCLSLTLCLMVQTALGALHTKEPLVVTKYGTLQXKQIHAGKTPINAFLGVPFYRPPVGACRFTAPEPPEPWEGIRDATTYAPVCLQESWGQITSMYFNTHKNYKWLHFSEDCLHLNVCAPAGALGDPLLPAMVWFPGHAFLVGSASTCDGSKLAAREKAVLVLLRHSLGVLGPRALSTGDSQARGNWALLDQVAALRWVPKNIAAFGGDPGWVTLFGQSSGAMCISGLMTSPLACGLFHQALSQSGTAVPLHHFITWL